aaggaagttcaagaggaaggatagatgagtttttttattgagtgacctttaacttttaaggtttattattaatattaattattagttgattaatacgTCAACATACCTAAACTACTAATATGTGTCTTATGGAATTCGtaactaaattaaataataataaatttatttaaatgatTTGAGCTTAATAGTTGAAAGTTATATACTAACATTGatggaggaagttcaaggggAATATCGAATGACTGAGATTAAAAGTCTGTTGAATATCGAACGGGTTCTGAAAATtcacatatgaaataatatgtataattacttaaaagctCATAGGTGAGAAAAAAATATGGAACATTGTTTAATCAATGAAatgtaaaaggagaaaaaaaggcTTCAATATACTGGATTAGAAGAAAATATTATCATTTGGTCAACTTACATTGGTTGAAAATTGAACTGTCAAAGAAATAGAAGCAAACATCATATAATTGTGCAAGAAAGATAATGAAACACAATTAGAGAAATAGTCAAGGAGATGAATTTAACcgtttatgaagaaaaaatatttttgaaacgaAATAGAAGTTACGAacaaattataataatattgataatcaatagcaaagaacaaaacatgcataaattacaaaagtaaaataaaatatgtaactTTCATCTATTAAATAAGATAACAACATGCATATTGCGaataaagaatgaatcttacAGGAGTGAGAGATGACGAATGAGGAGaatgaatgagaaaaaaataagatcGTTTGGGAAGTGCGTAGCATGAGAACAAAATCTGAATaagaaatgatgacgaaatcagaacaaataaatcaaaaaggataaataaggtgaaaaagaaaagaagggcTCTTACCGGatgaaagatgatgatgaagaaaaacgGCAATGCCTGAAATGaaaagtgatgaagaagaagtgaccgatggagaagaaaagacgcaaaagaaaattttctaacCTGATGGAAGATCTTCTTGTGCTGGAATGATGGAGAGTCCAAATCGGAGTGATTTCCTGCACATGAATGAAGATGTTGAAGATCAAAATgagagagatgaaaataaatttaaaggggaatggaaagatgttttatatatgggagaagaaggaagagactcTTGGTGATTTTGTAATCATAATCCATAATCAGGAGTTACAAAGGCAACAAATAAAACGGCCAAGAATATGAAAAAGTTGTATACAAAGGGTTTCATAAGAAAAAGAATCAACGGTTAGGATTAGAAGCAATGAATGGTCAAGATTAATTTCATATTGAATTACTCACAAATTTACGTATATGACCATggtaaaatattcattcatgaGTCATATTATATTGcatgactattttaccctcTTTATTGccaaactttgcttttatataatATTAGTATTAGTACtatgacccgtgcgatgcacggggataatCATTTTTGTTTCTTGTGAGTATTTTTCTTAAATCTTtgctattttttatgtttattaaaagaaaatttatgatttaaaaAGACAAAATTATTTTTAGATATAAGCAAAACATAAATTAGTAAGTTTATTTTCTCCATGGatgtgtttgtttttattttataaaagtacaattattttatttcattgttGTTTTTTACCCCTTTTTTATGAGCTTTGATTAAAAATTAACTCACAACTACATTGTATAAGAAGTCTTTGTTTATGTAAAATATCATCACTTAAATATTCTAAAGTTTTCTCCACGCAAAGTCTACCTTTGGAAGATGATATGATAACAACAAAGTAACAAAAAGTCTTCTAAAATTGTATACAATACCGCAATACAAAGCTTCTATTACTTCATCCATGTATTCTTTATCGTCTTCAAGTAAGCTCATCGCATAGCACACGTCCTTGTAGGTGTCTAATGTGTGTGCCCTTTGATATTCCCTTACTCATAagaaccaaataataataaataaaacattttttaaatatttgaagTAAATAGAAGAAGGATATAACATCATGACAtggagcttataaaaaaatgacaTTGATTGGAGGATTGAAATTGTCAAATAAAATTTCAATGGGAAAGTGATAGTGAAAAGGTTATTTTTTGTattgatatcatatttaatattaaaaccaCCACCTTCAAGTTTTAaggattaattttaattattatctaATTAATTATTCTATAAATAAAAGATTACGAATTCATCATTTAAAATATGGCCTATCAATTCCTTTTATGATGAATCCAAAttgcacaattttttttatcaatttccttctttttacttttaattaattttaaattacgGGTATACTTTGCACTTTTTATTATCATATTTTTGAATTCCATTTGCTTAAAGTTTTCAGTGCCATTTGCTTGCCCTTCATGGTGCGCTATGGATATCTTCAGTGCCTTCACTACCCGCATATTCCCTTCAACCCAAACCTTAACATCATTGAAGTTTGGCATGCAAAACACTATTTCTTTAAAGACATATTTTGAAGTTTCATTTCATAGAATGCAAGACAATATCTCAGCATTAAGAATAGCATTTCCATGAGGACATTCATATCAACATTAAACCTTAAATAGCATCCCCAAGTTTCAACAAAAGACacaccagaaaaaaaaaaaaacaaagtgtAATTCATCTCTTGAATTTGCAATGCCCAATAGTGTcattaggggtggaaataggtcagGCGGCTCGTCAGGGGCCTATTGTTTGGCTCGTTAGAGGCTCGGCTCGGCTCGGCTCTTTTATTAAAAAGGccaggcttaggcttttttaaaagtttgtttaactaaaaaggTCAGACCCAAACTATTAAAAAAGCCTATTTGGCCTAACAGGCCGGccaatttatatattatttttaataataatataaataaatataatataataatatattatttgatttttttaaactgatgtatactttagtataaaagaaaaccctaagtCCCTACCCTAACCTAGATTAGAAACGTTCCAGACATATTCAATGATACAGGTGtagtttttgaaatgcaatgatacaggtttttttatttgaaaagaaagtgcaatgatatataaaaggctTATTAGCCCGCAAGCCAAATAGccttcttttgataaaattgtctgttaaataggcttttaagcAGGCTTGTAGGCCAGGCCAGACTTTAGAAAAGGCCAGGCCAAGCcataaaatttggcctattgataggCCACAGGTCAGGCTTGGGCCACGAAAAGATAATGCAGGCCAGGCCTAGACCGCACAAAGCTTGGCTCAgctcggcctatttccacccctaagtGTCATAAACCTTTGTACTTGGAGGAACACTAAATAAGAAGCAAATGGGTTCCTAAAAAAGACTTCCATGCTAAAGAGTATTTAGTTTACTACAATATACTTAACAGGGCAAGAGCTAAATACCATTAAATTGAAGATCAAAAAGATAAGTATAAAAGAAAGAAACCCTCACTTCTCATGTACCATCATTTAGGCGTTGTAGgatccaaatctgaaaattaGAGATGctagaacaaataaaaaaacataacccAAACCATCCAAAAGCAAAATCAACTGAATAATAATCAAATAGTTAAATACATTAAGTGGTTATACATCAAAGAAATAAGGGAATTGAAGTTCTATATAAGCTAAGAGAAGTAAAAATCCTAAACACACAAAAAATTATAACATATActactttttaatttatataaaattaaaattacatataCATTAAAACAGTGATTAGAAAGACTGATATTTATGAATATACCATGAAATCCCGCAAGAAACCCTAAAATGAACCCCTAAACCCTTCAAAAACACAAACAAATAATACCTGTAGATATTTGAGAGGAAATCTGTAGACAAATGGAGTAACATAAGGGGCACCGGTTTCAACCTCTCTTGTCATCTTAGATCAAATTGCTAGAGCTTAGAGCTATCTCAAATCACCAGAACAAATGCATATTAAAAGTAGTGatcaataaaatgaaaaaaatagacAAATTGGAGAATTACACATATAATGctctaatttaattttatgaagaTTTCCTCTCATGGAGCAGTGATTGTCTTTTCACCTTCAATAGCTTCCAACTAAAATCTTAATCACCTGTATAACAGTGCAGGTCGTGGGATTCAAAATCACGAAATGGAAttcaaaattggaaaaaaaaaatgagcaaTGCAAGAGATCAGAGATGATCTCAACATGCATCCTATGATAAATCAATCATGGTTTGATACCTTAAGGCCATATATGTTTCTAATTAACATGTCCAGACTGTAGAACTTGAAGAATGAGTATGGAAATCATGCACTTAAATACTGATAGAATAAGaaatttcaaaagaagaaaggaCACGCCAAAATATTCATAACACAAACAATATCAATGGCATTTAGAAGTTCTTATGAGAAAGCTAGGGGTAATGGAAATTTATAGAGATAATGGAGCTAGAATGAAACAACTCACCTCTTGAAATTACCTTCAAAAAGTTGAGAATCTTTAGCAGGTGAAACTACAACTATGAGACACCCATAATTATAGGATGTGTAactcattaattattattttttatttacaaaGACGACTCAAAGTTTGAGCCTTTGAAAAAACCAAAGTAAATACCTTAACACACACTATGTGAAGTGCACAAAAACTAATTTATATAATTGTAGAGTAAAAGGTGAGTGAAATAATATTTAATGTGCCCTATGGAATTCCATAACATATAGTAATATTTAAGTAATAATAAATCCATTTAAATTTATTGCAAAGTGAATAGTAAATGAATATAGGATGACATTGGTGGGAGGGGAAAGGTTGGTGTTTTTTTTAGTGAAATCACAATGTGCCCTATGGAATTCCATAACATAtaatatttatgtaataataaatcaatttaaattaattgcAAGGTGAATTGTAAATATAATGGATATATGATGACATTGGTGGGAGGGGAAAGGTTAGTGGTTTTTTAGTgaaatcatatttaatatttaatccATTCAATAAATGAAAACTAAGTATGTTTGCCCTATGAAATTCCATAACTAATAACATCTAAATAATAATAAGtctatttaaataaattgtaAGGATGGTTAAGATTAAAACTAATCAACGGTCATGATTGATTTCCTAGAGAATATTCTAGGAAATTACCTAAAAATCCATggtaaaatattcattcatgagtcatagtctattgcatgactattttaccctccttgttgccaaactttacttttatataatgtatagatagatagatacggTTTGAACATCTTAAATTGAGCTATTTTGGTTGCATAAATTTTCTCCGCTACTCGAGCTAGTTAAAATGAACTTTTGCCCAAACATCTTCTATTTTTATGGGGAAAAAATTGTTAGATTATGTTTTCTCTCCCGAAATTAGGAAATGTATGATAAAAGTTTATATGTTTGTCATTTATTTCTTAATCTTTTTACttgttgtataatttttttcccactatgttcttttttttttgaattccaCTATGTTCTCTAAGTGAGTTAGTCCGCCAGCTGTTCAAAATGTTTGTTGACCCAACCCATATTACATGTGGCTTGACCCAACCCACCCGCCAACTCATATTATCACccttaattataaaaattatttaaaattcatTATTTTCCATATATTTTTCACAACCAAGTTACTAAAAAAATTACGCATCATAACTTTTTACCTTTTGACCATACTAGttatgctctgataccatgttgaaaacTCTATTCTATGAATCTCATTCTCATTGATTTTCAAAGTTATTGAATACAAGAGTGAATACAGTTTATATACTGAACACTCTAGCTCGTCAATCAAGCTAATCAAGCTTAACAAACTCTAACAAATGCAGTTATGACAACTCAGCATGACAGCTAAGCAAAACTAACTTTGACAGCTAGCATAACTAACTCTAAGGCTGACTATATACACCGTTAGCAGCTACTTAATAGTAGCTTCTACTACACGGTATGTGATGTACTCTAATAATAGTTAGACTTCATAAGCATCTACTCATATGTTCGATTTTTGGACAGCGTGtaacatttgttgggagaggTCTCCTCACTTAAAGTGATTTCGAGTCTggagggattagtctcataaTTAATGGTTATAAGAACACCTTCCacagttaattttttttagctttTTGTATACACTTTCACATGAAGGAATGGAGGAAGGAAGGAAGGTAAGTAAGAGGAAAGAAAAGAATGTGGAAGGAAAGTGTAATGGAGAAAaatgatatattaataaaatgacACAAATACTCTGAAAACATAATTTAAGGCATCATTTTGAAGGTTTTTTTACATAaaagtatttttatattttagtctTACAATAGAAAAAAAgagttaaataaaataatttcactAATTTCATGAATTTCCTATGCTTTTCCTTCTGTCCCAAACAGAACATAGCTGAAAAACACACTACCAAGATACTGAAACAGTTGTTTGTGTTTCCTTCTTCTTCGCACTTGAATCTtccacattcttcttcttcttcttcttcttctctgaaTCGCGTTGCTTCTTCGTTTTCCATTCCAATTCCACACTCTCTGCATTCATCGCAATGGCGATTGCGTTCCTGTGGACACTGCAAAACCTCTGGCCATTCAGATTCGACGAACTCAAAGCTTCCAAACGAATCGTCAACAAACTCAACATCCCCGAACACACCAAGCAGTTCGTCTTCGCCGTTCACAACCCAGAAACCCAATCCATCATCTACATCCTCTCCGCCGTCAACCTCTCCGAGCGATCAGCCTCCGACGCGCAGTCCCTCATCAGGGAAATCAAACCCGACGCTGTTGTCGTTCAAGCGGGTCTCTCTCCGTTCTCGCAGattcaagaagatgaaggagaaggAAACGACGCCGTATTGGAGAATAACCCGGTACCCACTTCTTCCTTTGGTGTGATTAAACGCTGTTTTGTTGATAAGATTGGTAGGGATAAGTATGAGAGTGTTGCTGGGAATTTCGTGCTTAGGGAGATTTTTGGAACCAGTTTTCATGGTCCCTTATTGGCGGCGAAGAAAGCCGCTGACGATGTTGGATCATCTTTCATTGTCATTGACTCACCTTTAGGGAAATCTTGTTGGGGTGGTAGCAATaatgataatgataataataataatgatgatgatgatgatgataatggtGGTGGTGAGAATTCTGGTAGATCCCATTTTCAAAGCCTTGTGAGTAGTTTGATTCCTCAGCAGCAAGGTGCTGCTATGAAGGTGAAGAGGTTTTGTCTCAATGATGAGGTTAGGATGCAGATGGTAAAGGCTTTATCTGGCTATAATGGTTCTCTTTTTCTTGGTAATGGGAATAAGGCTGGTTCGGTTTCGGAGGGTGGTTCTGTGGGAATTCAGCCAAAAGCTAGTTATGATTATGAAACTCCGGGTTTTGCTAAGTCTATCTATCCTTTACTTGAGGACTTGCATTATATTTTTTCTGATATTCCGTCGATGGGACAGGCGCTAGCGCATGTGCAGAAGATGCTGTTGGATGTGAACAGAGGGGAGGTTCTTGACAACAGAACTGTTTCTGAGGTTTATACTTTCCGGGTAGCGGTTGAAGGGCTTAGAGTAGCTCTGAATAATAGGGGGTTACAGCCAATTAGCGGTCCCAAGTGGAGGAAGATTGAGTTCTCGGAGCTTCCATTTGACGACAAGTCACAAGTGCTGTTTGCACAGGCCATACGTAGCCAGACGGATAAGTTTAAGACCGTTGTGGCTGTAGTGGATGCTAGTGCTTTAGCAGGTCTTAGGAAGCACTGGGATACTCCTCTTCCTGGAGAAGTGAAAGAGCTAGTTGGGCAGCTGATCACAAATTCTGAAGATGAAGGGGATGTTGTAAATCAAAGCGACAGGAAGGGGTTGTTAGCAGGTAAACCTGTGGTGGCAGTTGGGGCTGGTGCAACAGCAGTTCTAGGAGCTTCATCTCTGACCAAAGGAGTCCCTGCATCAACACTGTTGAAGGTTGTTACTTTCAAAACTCCAGCTTCACTCAAGATCGTTCTCAGCCAGATGCAGAGAGCAATGGCTTTTGCTTTTGGCCCATCTAAAGTTGTGGCTCCAGGATTTGCAACTTCTGGAATCAAAACCTCTGGTGTCCTGAAGACAGCTGTATCTACTGAAAAGATTCGAGCCGTTACTCACAGTGTTATAGCCTCTGCTGAAAAAACCAGTATTTCAGCTATGAGGACAACGTTCTATGAAATAATGAGGAAGCGAAAAGTCCGGCCCATTGGGTTCTTGCCTTGGGCTACATTTGCAGGCAGCGTTGGAACTTGCACAGGCTTGCTTTTGTGTGGTGATGGGATTGAGTGCGCTATTGAATCTCTCCCTGCAGCCCCCTCAATTGCCAGTTTGGGTCGTGGAATTCAACATCTACGCGAGGCATCACAAGCAGTGATGAAAACAGAAGGAACTAGAATCCAAGGATCAATAGAATCTCTTGTAAACAGAATAAAGAAGGCAAGGGATCAATAGATAAACAGTATAATTCTTGTTGCTGTACAGTCATAAATAGATGATAACCTGATTGGTTATAGCTCAGGAAACTCTTCTGTACATatattcacatttttttaatCGTAGTTGCTGTTCTTTTGGCTAGAACCTAAAATCTGGGGCCTTTAGTAATTGTCAGAATAAcatttgaattgattttgtGATCATTAATTCCCCCAATTACGCTTTCATGCTGTATTACCAAAAAGCCACAAGAATGTGAGGTATTGATGGGTTCCAATGCTGATTTCTACTGAGCAGACACTCGGAAAAACAGTGTTTAGGATTGATCCATCAGTCAAAGCAGAAGTAGAGGCAAAGAATATACACCAATATggtgaaaaaaaattagtagAAACAAATTCCCAAATTGTTGCTTTCTATCCATGTAGCATCATTTTCTTTTCCTGCACTCTCCTTGAAGTGTTGTCATTCTGAGTTTAAAAACTTATAAGCTAGACAGTAGAACTTTCTTTTGCCATAGATGAAGAAACATGGAGGAGATCGGCTGCAGCTGGTTTGAGTGGTTTTCACCTCTGAATGGTGAAACTGGAAGGGAATGTCCCATGATTTGTCCTGAGAACCTAGAAGAGTAAGATTGATGAGTTCTTGAAGAGGAAGCTCCCACCAGAAGGTGGCCTGTGTTGAAGTAGTCTATTGGTGTTACTGTTGAAAACCATTGATGCCTAGTTGTTGTGGCTGCCTTGTTGAATGGACTAGCTTGTTTATCATCACCATGGGTATGATGAACTAACCCATTGGGGCTTGTGGTGGTGGGAACTGTCAATGTGCTGCCAATTCCACCAGTGAGAAGCTCAGCGAAAGAAGCAGTTTCGAACATATGGTTGACCTTGTGGTGATGATGTGCAATGCTTGACTCGTTCTCTTTCTCCTTTCCTGCTATTTCCCTGGCCCTCTCCCTTGCCTAACTTGTTCTCTTATTTTCATGAGAAGTGAATTTGGGTCCATGGAAGAGTGAAGTGGCACAAGTTGCTCTAGCACCATGTCCTGGAAGTGATTCTCCTGAGCGTTGTTGTGCTGGCTGCAAACAGGATCAACAGCCGGGACATTCTACGTGATTTTGACTTTACTGAGGTGGTTGGGACATCGCAAATAGGCATTGTTGGGCCGTAAGTACAAATGTACAATGATTCACATGCACCAACTTCTCAAATTGctgatttattatttattttcctgttGCCAATCTGATGATTATGTGACATTCAGGTATGTTGCCATAAATATCCTAGTAAGCATATCTTTGGTCTGTTGGGTTGAATTGAAGAATGTTCTGGTTCAACATGTTTTATCTGATTGCTATGTATGCTTTTATTGGATAATGGATGTCATTtccttctttcttgtttttatGATAAAAGCATAAGAGTTATCAGCCAAAGAAGAGCTTTAGGATGTCATGATTTGTGTATCATTAAACAAGTTTCTGTTGGAACTTGAAAATATCTGGGGATAAAAGGTGAAAATGTTTATTACAGGTAAGCTGCATAATATTAAAGCTTCTAGGATTTTGAAGAGTCCCTTCAATTTATGTGATGTGAACTTTTTATTCATTATGACTTTGATTCTTTCTCAGGGAGTGCAGTCTTTCGTAGGGAGTGCACACAAAATCCAATTTTGGCAGTCTAAAACGACCAGAACTCATTTTTATTAGCAAGACAAGTAATTTGTGGTGATTTTTAAAAGAATGAAACAACAGAAGTTCCTAAGTTAAAAAAGACGAATTGTTAACCAACTGTTGCGGCTGACCTATATTCAAGTATTCAACTAACCCTGCTTTTGGTGAAATTGTGGTCAATTTGTCTAGTCAAATTATTAAGATATTCACAGTTTCACACAAGAGAATGAAACAGCAAAGGTTTTTCAAGGTGGCTGAGATAAGCATCCTCATATTTAGAAGCCTATGAAAATAGTTACACCATTTTCTTCTTGTATAAGGAAAAGGAGGGTATGATGATCACATGTACGTGGGGGCCAAGGAGGCCTAAAGCGCCCTTGAATATATATTAACAATTTCATATGCACAATATCTTATTGTAACTGTAGAATTGTAAGCGACTTATCATATTTTAAATACTACTATTGGTGGAGTATGTTAGATAACTCCATGTAACACTGTAAAATGTACCATTTTCC
This portion of the Lotus japonicus ecotype B-129 chromosome 3, LjGifu_v1.2 genome encodes:
- the LOC130745083 gene encoding uncharacterized protein LOC130745083: MAIAFLWTLQNLWPFRFDELKASKRIVNKLNIPEHTKQFVFAVHNPETQSIIYILSAVNLSERSASDAQSLIREIKPDAVVVQAGLSPFSQIQEDEGEGNDAVLENNPVPTSSFGVIKRCFVDKIGRDKYESVAGNFVLREIFGTSFHGPLLAAKKAADDVGSSFIVIDSPLGKSCWGGSNNDNDNNNNDDDDDDNGGGENSGRSHFQSLVSSLIPQQQGAAMKVKRFCLNDEVRMQMVKALSGYNGSLFLGNGNKAGSVSEGGSVGIQPKASYDYETPGFAKSIYPLLEDLHYIFSDIPSMGQALAHVQKMLLDVNRGEVLDNRTVSEVYTFRVAVEGLRVALNNRGLQPISGPKWRKIEFSELPFDDKSQVLFAQAIRSQTDKFKTVVAVVDASALAGLRKHWDTPLPGEVKELVGQLITNSEDEGDVVNQSDRKGLLAGKPVVAVGAGATAVLGASSLTKGVPASTLLKVVTFKTPASLKIVLSQMQRAMAFAFGPSKVVAPGFATSGIKTSGVLKTAVSTEKIRAVTHSVIASAEKTSISAMRTTFYEIMRKRKVRPIGFLPWATFAGSVGTCTGLLLCGDGIECAIESLPAAPSIASLGRGIQHLREASQAVMKTEGTRIQGSIESLVNRIKKARDQ